From Sphingobium sp. B2D3C:
ACAAGCGGGATATCATGGCCGGTCCGGTCGCAATAGTGCGCATGGGCGAGTATTGCTGCCTCGATTCGCTTGCGCGGCTCGAAGGTAGCGACTGACAGGATGTAATCGCCGACTGAACGCCCGAAAAGACGCAGCAGATCTCGATCCAGCATTGCTCTGGCTTGCGGCCGAAAGCGTTCGGAAACCCCCAAATGTACCGTGCTCACCTTTGCGGCCGGATAGGAAAGATGCGTGATGAGATCGCGCCGAGTAGCCTCGGAATCGGTGATGACATGGGTAGCTCGATCTAGCGAGCGTTCGAAGTTCTTCTCGAAATCGCGGATACGTTCGGAAGGGTGGGTTTCGGGATGCAGATAGATCGAGAGGTCATGAACTGTGATCACGCCTTTTTCTGCCTGCACAGGAAGGAAATAATTGGTCCCGTGCATCAGGCGCCCTTCGAACCCTTGGCGCGCGCGTCGCCGGCGTATCAAACGGGGGATCAATGCCCCGGCGCGTCGACGCGACTTGCCTGTGAGCAGCCCGCTTGGGTCGGTATGCCAATGATCCATCATGAAATAGGTTAAATCGCTAATCCCAGGGTGACCCGCGAGACCCTTACACAACTGCCAGGTGTAGCGCCCAATACCCGTGAGATTTGGCGAAAGAGGATCGACCGTTATACCAAGTCGCATGCCTACGACCCAATTATCCACCGGGGCATGGCGTCGAGGGGGGCAGGTCAACCAAACCGATCAAGCCTTCCAATTTCTTATGAGATTCCTGCAATAGTTCGACTTTTAATTGGCTAGAACGAATGTATGGTTGATCTCTATCTCCTACGTCGGAATCCGACAAGCTATTACGATTACCGCGCGCTTCGGGAGCGCGCCTTGCGGGCGAGGACGAGGGCGTTCAACATAACAGTACGTCCCGGATCGTGGCCTAATTCAAGAAAATCTTGGAGACGGGCTGCCTATCTGTTTTGATCGCGGTTTCCGAGGGCAGGGCTACGGCGGCGTTCTGCGACAACGGCTTGACGCTCATCGCAGACGCCTCGAGTTGGATAACCTCAAGCTGATACATACCGAACTCTCTGGTTATTGGAGCGCAACGTCACTATCGACGCGGTGCCACATCATTAAGGGACGAAAATATGTCAAAGACCGCCATCGTTACGGGAATCAGCGGCCAGGATGGTGCATATCTGGCAGAAAACCTGTTGAGCAGCGGCTATACCGTCTACGGTACATATCGGCGGACCAGTTCAGTTAATTTCTGGCGGATAGACGAGCTCGGAATCACCAACCATCCTCGGCTCAAGCTCGTGGAATACGATCTCACAGACATGGGTTCGGCGATCAGACTGATCGAAACGTCCGAGGCGACCGAAGTCTATAACCTCGCAGCTCAGAGCTTTGTGGGTGTCTCGTTTGACCAACCGATTGCCACAGGTCAGATTACCGGGCTAGGAGCTGCCTATCTTCTGGAGGCGATCCGCACCGTCAATCGCGACATCCGCTTTTACCAAGCTTCAACGTCCGAAATGTTCGGCAAGGTCCAAGCAATCCCGCAGACGGAGGATACCCCTTTCTATCCGCGCAGCCCATATGGCGTGGCGAAGCTTTATGCGCATTGGCTGACCGTCAATTATCGCGAAAGTTTCGATATTTTCGGAACCAGCGGCATTTTGTTCAATCATGAATCCCCGCTGCGTGGCCGTGAGTTCGTTACGCGCAAGATTACCGACACTGTAGCTAAGATAGCGCAGGGCAAGGCCCAACTTCTCGAACTCGGCAATCTTGATGCCAAGCGCGACTGGGGCTATGCCAAGGACTATGTCGAAGGCATGCGGCTGATGCTCCAGCACGACGTCCCAGGCACCTACGTTCTGGCGACTAACCGCACCGAGCCGGTCCGCTGCTTCGTCGAACTCGCCTTTGCCCATGTCGGGATCGAGCTCGATTGGTCGGGCAAGGAAGAAAACGAGAAAGGAATCGACCGTAAAAGCGGCAAGACACTCGTGCGCGTCAATCCCATCTTTTACCGGCCGGCGGAGGTCGACCTGTTGATCGGGGACGCTGGAAAGGCCGAACGCGAGCTGGGCTGGACACCAAAGGTCAAGCTAGAGGAGCTCGCACAGCTGATGATGGAAGCCGATATGCGCCGCAACACTGCGGGGTGGTCGTTTTAAGGTGCGTTTGATGTGCGCCCCTAAACGTAATCGGTCAGGCGCAGCGTGGTGCTCCTTCATGATAAATCGTTGAACTAATGCCAGCATGGTTTAGGGCAGGCCCAACCATGCTGGCCGGCGATCCCGGCGGGGCTTCTCGCCCGGTTTCGACTGCGGTCTGACGTAATTGTACCTGTGACGCTAGGTCTCGGGCACGAAGCGGGCCTAGGGCCCCGAGGTGGATAGCGCCTCGTTGAGGTATCCGTGCTGGAGGCCTTTCCGCAAACCCGTTCTGCATCGCTTGCCTGGAGTGATGAATGCCATTCAACGCGCCGTTCCTGCGACGAGCGCAAGATAGCCGACCAGCTCAGCGCCGTGCCGTTGATCCCTATATGCGGCTCGCCGCGCAGGTCATTCTCACTGAATTGACGCGAACAGAATATCGACCGGCGTCTTGGCAACGGATTTATCCGAAGCGCGCGCTTGAGAATAGATTAGCTTGAGCTGTTCCGATATTTTTTCAAACTCTTCCAAGTGCTTGACGCGCATAATCACTCGCTCTGGCGAAAAATAGGCGGCATTGCCGACCGGATCATCGCCCAGGATTTCATTCCACCAATGCAGGAAGCCTTGCATGACATGCGCGCGCCATTTGTCTACCTGACGACCGTCCGCACCCAGCCGTTCTGCAAGATCATGCGCTTCGGGAAAGCGCTCGAGAATGAATAGCGCCGCGAACTTGGTCCAGGAAACGTTCAAATTGACCACAATGATCGGATCCCCGATCCAATAGGCATCTTCCTCCATCATGTAGTTGACGACGTAATAAGTTGTCGGGATCGCGGTTCGCATCGATGAAAATTCGCGTCCGGCTGTGTCCTGAGAATAGGCTCGGATCGCATGATCACGACGCAAAATGAGGGTGTAAATCGCTGTAAAAAGATTTTCGTTATTCATCCCGACAACCTTGACCGTGCTAAGTTGATCAGGCGAAGGCGAGGCGATCGGCGGGCATTGTTTCAAAAACATCGAAAGATCTCGCGTGTTTTCTGGGTCCTTTTCAGACGTGTAGGCATAGTTAGGATAAATTAGCGCTATGTCAGGATGTTTTTTTATAACACTGATTACTTTGGAAACTGCATCATTATAAATGAGGTCGTCGTCCCCCAATATCCAGATATATTCTCCTCGTGCCTCGTGAGCCGTCACCGTCAGGTTGCCAAGCATACCAACGTTGCGAATATTTCGAACGTATCGAAAATTGCGATGACCTAGAAACGGCTCGATCACATTTTGGGTATGATCAGTAGAGGCGTTATCGACCACCAACACCTCTACATCGGTCAACTCTCCATCGATCTGGGAAAAGATATTTCGCAAATTGAGGCTGAGCCAACGAGCCCGGTTGTACGTGCTTATGCACAGTGAAAGCAGCGGCCTGCTCTTCAACTGTGGCAACTCCTCATATACGTTTTCCGGTGACCCCGCCAAAGTTACCAGGTTTTCCGACAACCGATCCGACGCTATATCCGCGATGATATCCCGCGCGTACTCTTCCCACGTCGACAAGGGGCAGGAGACCGCCTGTGCCGACAGATCGCGGCGCAGGGCGTCATTCTCCGACACTTCGAGAATGGCGTCCGCGAGCGCCTGCACATCCGCCATGTCGACGGTGACACACCCCCCCTGTCGTGCGATTTCCGCCATAGAACCCTTGTCGTGAACGATGCAGCCGCGCCCATTCCAAAGGCTCTCGACGATCGGAAGTCCAAATCCTTCTTCGATCGATGGATAGATCGAGAAGTCGGCCTGTTGGTACCATTCTCTGAGTTCCTCGTCGTCGACATCGGTCAGCCACGCGCAATCCGAAATCGCCTTCACCCGAATAGCGACTTCCTCGGCAAGCGTCGGCCAGGCTGACGATGCTTTACCTACCAGCGTCAGGGATAGTCGCTTAGTAGAAACCTTTGATGCGCGCTCGAAGGCTTCGAGTAGCGCAAGATGGTTCTTGCGAGGCTCAATCGATCCAACCGACACAATCTGGATCTCCGCCGATCGAGCCCGTTTGATAGAATTATTCCGCTGATAGCCGTTCAGTTCGCAGGCCAGCGATATCGTTTTAAAACGATGATCAAAACTACTCATCTTGTCAGGCAAAGAAAGAAAGAAGTTTTGAAGATCGGTTGCAGCAGTATTTGATATAGAATAAATCTTGTCGAACTTCCCGACATTTTCCATATAGGCTCGGTGGCTAGCGTGCCATCCTTCGCTATATAGATCTCGGCGCTTATAGGGGATGGCGTCGTAGAAGATCGTTGCACACCGGAGATGTGCAGACCGCGCATAGTTCACGACCTCGTCTAAATAAAGGTGCACCACTTCCGCCATCATCAGCCAGCGGGGAGCATCCTCTTCGGAAGGATCTCTCCATTTAGCCCACTGATCGACGCCGGGGCCGTTCCACCTTGCAAGATGCTCGAGATGTTCCTGCTCCGCTGGTTTAAAGCGCTTTTTCTCGCTGTCCCAGCGCACCGGTATCAACGCGACACCCTGCGACATCATCGCCCGCGCCGTCTGCCGCACGACCCGTTGAATGCCGGTGTTGAACGGCAGCTCGGAGGTGTCATTGATCCAGTAGTACATCTTGCCGAGCTGGCCAACGGGGTCGGCGGTTTCAACGAGCAGCGCTACAACCTCTTGCGAATATTCGGTCCAGGTTTTGATGTGACGCACTGCGGCGTCGTGCTTCACGCGCTGGAACAGAGCCGCGTCGCCGGCTAGCGCAGCAATCGCCCGGGTCATGGCACTAATGTCGCGGGTATCGACCGTGAGTGCGCCGCCCTCTTCCGCAACCTCCGCCATCGCGCCAAAATTGGCGCAGATGCAGGGCACTGAATACCAGATACTTTCGAGAATCGGCAGACCGAACCCTTCCTCGGTCGAAGGAAATATCGTGAAACGGGCCGAGCGGTAGAGACGATCGAGCTCAGCGTCCGAGGGGTGCGGAACATACCGGATATTGGGATTTTTCGCGATCGCCGCGTTGACGATCGGCGCAACATCGCCGTGCATATTGCCGGCCAGGATTAGCGACCAATCCCCGTTTCCGGGCAATTCCGAAAACGCTTGGAACGCCTCCAGCAGGCGCGCATGGTTTTTGCGCGGCTCGATCGATCCCACCGACAATATCGTCTTACTGTCGTTTCCAACTTCTGAAGCGACACGCTCCGATAGGTTCGTCTCCCCTGGCAGCAGAACAGGTGAGATTTTAGGCGCGGTTGTCGCAAGCTGATGCTGCGAAAAAAAGAGCCGTATCTCTTTGGCGGAGCGCTTTGAAATTGGTATCAGCAAGTCGGCTAGAAGCAGCGCCTGCATATATTTTTCGTGGGCTTCCAAGCCGGCGCTATAAGCGGGCAAGCGCAGGGGAATGGCATCGTAATAGATCGCAGCGATTTTCGCGCCGAGCGCCCGCGCGGCGAGAAAGGCGTCCACCGTCGGCGCAACATCATGGTATGTGATGTGGCTGACCTCGGGCTGAAGAAACCAGCAGTCCAGCGCCATAACGGTCGCATCGAGTTGATTCTCGACGCTGCCCACGTCGGGATAAAGTTGCGTATCGGCAGCGGAGAGCTGCGGACCGTTCCACTGCGCCAGATGGCCGAGCTCCTCCTTGTTAATTAGCGCGAACCGTTTTTCCGCAGGCACCCATTTTACGAAGCGAATGAGTTCGCCGCTCTCGACCATGCCGCGCGCTAGTTGGCGTACCACCCGCTGCATGCCGCTATTAGTGGGGCATTTGATCGTGTGATCGACGTAGAACAGCACCACGCGCTTAGCCGGGGTAACGCCCCCGAGGCGTTGCGCCGAGGCCAGCGCTTTACCGCGAGCGATAACCTGCGCATGCAATGTACTGCGTCCGCCGGTTTCTGCCGCGATCAATCCAGCGTCGAGTTTCTTGCCGAGCGCCACTTGCGCTCCTTGAAGTTCTGTGAGTTGTCGCTTCAGGGCCTCGAGGCGCGTCTGAACGCGCGCGTCTTGTGCGTACAGGGCGTTCTGAAGCGCGGAAAACTGCATCGCGGGCTTGGAATCGGACCGGCCGATTAAGCGTGACAGCTTGCCGTAAGGCTCGATCGAGCGAACCACCGACCTAAGGCCGGGCAAGTTCGCATCCCGGCCCTCCTTGCAGGATGCCATATCGGCTAAAATACGGCGCCGATCGACGCCGCCGCGCAACTGCAGCACGTAATGCGCGAGACCGGCCGGGTCAGCTTCCCGCTTTAGAATAGCTAGATACGCTGCCTTGACAAAATCCTCGTCCCAGAAATTGAGGAGATCGTAGGCAGAAACCACTTTGGCCCCGCGACAACTGATATTGGAGGCCGACGAACGCAGAGACAGAATTTTATGGGCTTTCCGTCTCTTTTTCCAATAAGTTATTCCCGACGAAAATTTGGACAGTCGCGCAAAAAGCCTTGCCTGTTTAAGTCCTTCGATCTGAGCATCGAATGCTCTACCTTCTCTGGATTCATGGAGCTGGACAATGATACGCAGCCTGCTCTCACCCGTTCTTAGGGCGTCAGCATAATGTGCCCGTCCTACTTCGTCCGCAGGGCGTCCAAGTAAGGTCAGGTATGCGCTGTCGATAAAGGCATCGTCGCTCAAACCAAGTAATTGCCGCACCGATCCTGCAGGTTTCCGGTGTCGATATCGCTCTACCATCTATATGCTTCCAAAAGGCATTTCTGCCAGACGGCAACCATCACGTTGCGCCACGCCACTCACCAGCTACATAACTCACAGCGGCCCGGAAATCATCCAGCGCAACGTGTCTTCCAACTCGATCCTCTGGAGAGGGCCGACGAGTGTGTCGAGTCGCGATGAATCCCCCCATAACTGCTTGACGTCATTGGCGCGAACCAAAGTCGGATCGACCTGGACCTTCAAGTCGTAGCCGACGATCCGGGAAACCATTTCCAGAATGGCAGACAACCGATATGCGCGGCCGGAACTGACATTCACGGTTGCACCAATGGCGTTGGGACAAGTCAGGAGCCTAGAATAGGCCTCCGACACGAAGCGCACATCCGAGAAATCCCTTGCGACGTCGAGGTTGCCAAGCGACAGCGTGTCGTCACCGGCGTGAATGCTCGCGATGATCTTAGGTATGAGAAAATCCCGGGATTGACCGATTCCGGTGTAGTTGAAAGGGCGGGCCACGATGAGCGGCAGTTTGTCTCTAAAAAGGCCAGCCACAAGTTCGGTAGCTACTTTACTCACCGAATAATCGTTCACTGGATCGATAGGGGAATCCTCCCGCATAATCCCTTCCGTCCGGTTGCCGTAAACATTCGAGCTGCTCGCCACCAGCACGGCGGACAGCGGCTGGCCGCTTCCCGCAAGCGCCGCCAGAAGGTTGCGCGTTCCGATCACGTTCGTGCGATATATTTCCTCTACATTGCTGTGGAGGATGAAGGAGATTGCGGCCAAGTGTACGACATAATTGGGTTTTTCGTGTGCCACGATGTCGCTGACCATCGCGCCGTCCGTCATGTCGCCCACATGGATCATTTCTACGCCGGGAAGCGTACAGTCGGAGTGCGAAAGTCCGACCACGGTGATGCCCCGCGCGAGCAAGGTTTGCGCGAGGTAACGGCCAGTGAAACCTCCGATGCCGGTGATCAAAGCCTTCATGTGCCGACATACCTTAAGGCTACGTGTCGCGGACCCTTTCTGACCCGCGCCACGTCCAATCGCTCATGTTTCATTTTCCGCTCCCAGCCGACGTTTCCGCCAACTCCTTTAAGACATGCGACATCGG
This genomic window contains:
- a CDS encoding glycosyltransferase family 4 protein codes for the protein MDNWVVGMRLGITVDPLSPNLTGIGRYTWQLCKGLAGHPGISDLTYFMMDHWHTDPSGLLTGKSRRRAGALIPRLIRRRRARQGFEGRLMHGTNYFLPVQAEKGVITVHDLSIYLHPETHPSERIRDFEKNFERSLDRATHVITDSEATRRDLITHLSYPAAKVSTVHLGVSERFRPQARAMLDRDLLRLFGRSVGDYILSVATFEPRKRIEAAILAHAHYCDRTGHDIPLVLVGAKGWANDRLHALIEDEQRKGRLLMLGFVDDADLPAIYAGARLFLYPSIYEGFGLPPIEAMACGIPTIVSNRSCLPEVTRGAAMMIDPDDVDRLSAGIERALNDDIWRDGAIRAGLAVGAHYSWARCIEQTVDVYRLCNDLVA
- the gmd gene encoding GDP-mannose 4,6-dehydratase, whose translation is MSKTAIVTGISGQDGAYLAENLLSSGYTVYGTYRRTSSVNFWRIDELGITNHPRLKLVEYDLTDMGSAIRLIETSEATEVYNLAAQSFVGVSFDQPIATGQITGLGAAYLLEAIRTVNRDIRFYQASTSEMFGKVQAIPQTEDTPFYPRSPYGVAKLYAHWLTVNYRESFDIFGTSGILFNHESPLRGREFVTRKITDTVAKIAQGKAQLLELGNLDAKRDWGYAKDYVEGMRLMLQHDVPGTYVLATNRTEPVRCFVELAFAHVGIELDWSGKEENEKGIDRKSGKTLVRVNPIFYRPAEVDLLIGDAGKAERELGWTPKVKLEELAQLMMEADMRRNTAGWSF
- a CDS encoding glycosyltransferase, with protein sequence MSDDAFIDSAYLTLLGRPADEVGRAHYADALRTGESRLRIIVQLHESREGRAFDAQIEGLKQARLFARLSKFSSGITYWKKRRKAHKILSLRSSASNISCRGAKVVSAYDLLNFWDEDFVKAAYLAILKREADPAGLAHYVLQLRGGVDRRRILADMASCKEGRDANLPGLRSVVRSIEPYGKLSRLIGRSDSKPAMQFSALQNALYAQDARVQTRLEALKRQLTELQGAQVALGKKLDAGLIAAETGGRSTLHAQVIARGKALASAQRLGGVTPAKRVVLFYVDHTIKCPTNSGMQRVVRQLARGMVESGELIRFVKWVPAEKRFALINKEELGHLAQWNGPQLSAADTQLYPDVGSVENQLDATVMALDCWFLQPEVSHITYHDVAPTVDAFLAARALGAKIAAIYYDAIPLRLPAYSAGLEAHEKYMQALLLADLLIPISKRSAKEIRLFFSQHQLATTAPKISPVLLPGETNLSERVASEVGNDSKTILSVGSIEPRKNHARLLEAFQAFSELPGNGDWSLILAGNMHGDVAPIVNAAIAKNPNIRYVPHPSDAELDRLYRSARFTIFPSTEEGFGLPILESIWYSVPCICANFGAMAEVAEEGGALTVDTRDISAMTRAIAALAGDAALFQRVKHDAAVRHIKTWTEYSQEVVALLVETADPVGQLGKMYYWINDTSELPFNTGIQRVVRQTARAMMSQGVALIPVRWDSEKKRFKPAEQEHLEHLARWNGPGVDQWAKWRDPSEEDAPRWLMMAEVVHLYLDEVVNYARSAHLRCATIFYDAIPYKRRDLYSEGWHASHRAYMENVGKFDKIYSISNTAATDLQNFFLSLPDKMSSFDHRFKTISLACELNGYQRNNSIKRARSAEIQIVSVGSIEPRKNHLALLEAFERASKVSTKRLSLTLVGKASSAWPTLAEEVAIRVKAISDCAWLTDVDDEELREWYQQADFSIYPSIEEGFGLPIVESLWNGRGCIVHDKGSMAEIARQGGCVTVDMADVQALADAILEVSENDALRRDLSAQAVSCPLSTWEEYARDIIADIASDRLSENLVTLAGSPENVYEELPQLKSRPLLSLCISTYNRARWLSLNLRNIFSQIDGELTDVEVLVVDNASTDHTQNVIEPFLGHRNFRYVRNIRNVGMLGNLTVTAHEARGEYIWILGDDDLIYNDAVSKVISVIKKHPDIALIYPNYAYTSEKDPENTRDLSMFLKQCPPIASPSPDQLSTVKVVGMNNENLFTAIYTLILRRDHAIRAYSQDTAGREFSSMRTAIPTTYYVVNYMMEEDAYWIGDPIIVVNLNVSWTKFAALFILERFPEAHDLAERLGADGRQVDKWRAHVMQGFLHWWNEILGDDPVGNAAYFSPERVIMRVKHLEEFEKISEQLKLIYSQARASDKSVAKTPVDILFASIQ
- a CDS encoding GDP-mannose 4,6-dehydratase, which encodes MKALITGIGGFTGRYLAQTLLARGITVVGLSHSDCTLPGVEMIHVGDMTDGAMVSDIVAHEKPNYVVHLAAISFILHSNVEEIYRTNVIGTRNLLAALAGSGQPLSAVLVASSSNVYGNRTEGIMREDSPIDPVNDYSVSKVATELVAGLFRDKLPLIVARPFNYTGIGQSRDFLIPKIIASIHAGDDTLSLGNLDVARDFSDVRFVSEAYSRLLTCPNAIGATVNVSSGRAYRLSAILEMVSRIVGYDLKVQVDPTLVRANDVKQLWGDSSRLDTLVGPLQRIELEDTLRWMISGPL